The following proteins come from a genomic window of Iamia sp. SCSIO 61187:
- a CDS encoding GDSL-type esterase/lipase family protein translates to MVRRVVGAALAAIVACGTVVAGALPAPAAPASPPAVTCPTPLPGPRAVVQLAYVVLLRRCPEPAGAAAWEASLRDGLPAEAFARRITATAEARGVVVDDAYARVLDRPASAIDRAFWAGWLRPEATVARRHDHLLAALAASAEVFATAGGDHGRYVDLLYQRILGRPAEPAGRAHWVARLDGGERRSVVARTLLRLGEPLGVTVDGAWAEVLDAVPPPDQRAADVDRLRADGDRLGLSARLVGSSAFAVRADGRALVRDGRYVALGDSYVVGEGNPPFVVEPDRCGWSAAGYPEVARTSSEHVPGTLDMVACSGATLASLYPSGPQGEAVPGQIDRLAEGDAPALVTLTIGGNDIGFTPILTTCLQVLVGSSQLNGSYSRAGCDAWLDGAVAAIAELRTGQTDGAGGLRSCGGHACTLALAVADVVAAAPGARVVVVGYPPLVHATDAACSGPVRWDDGAPFAEARWLFAGSDVRRGRAVVAALNAALADAAAASGATFVDPATAFAGHAACSADPWVHGLVLSRSGSPASASFHPTRRGGVALAAALTATLEP, encoded by the coding sequence GTGGTGCGACGGGTGGTGGGGGCAGCGCTGGCCGCCATCGTGGCGTGCGGGACCGTCGTGGCCGGGGCGCTCCCGGCCCCCGCGGCGCCGGCGTCGCCCCCGGCGGTCACCTGCCCCACGCCGCTGCCGGGCCCCCGGGCGGTCGTCCAGCTGGCCTACGTCGTCCTGCTCCGGCGCTGCCCCGAGCCCGCCGGCGCCGCCGCCTGGGAGGCGAGCCTCCGCGACGGGCTGCCCGCCGAGGCCTTCGCCCGACGCATCACCGCCACCGCCGAGGCCCGGGGCGTGGTGGTCGACGACGCCTACGCCCGGGTCCTGGACCGGCCGGCCTCGGCCATCGACCGCGCCTTCTGGGCCGGGTGGCTGCGGCCCGAGGCCACCGTCGCCCGCCGCCACGACCACCTCCTCGCCGCCCTGGCCGCCTCGGCCGAGGTGTTCGCCACCGCCGGCGGGGACCACGGCCGCTACGTCGACCTCCTGTACCAGCGCATCCTCGGTCGCCCCGCCGAGCCCGCGGGCCGGGCCCACTGGGTCGCCCGCCTCGACGGCGGCGAGCGCCGGTCGGTCGTGGCCCGGACCCTGCTCCGCCTGGGCGAGCCCCTCGGGGTGACGGTGGACGGGGCGTGGGCCGAGGTCCTCGACGCCGTCCCGCCGCCCGACCAGCGGGCCGCCGACGTCGACCGCCTCCGCGCCGACGGCGACCGGCTCGGCCTGTCGGCCCGCCTGGTCGGATCGTCGGCGTTCGCGGTCCGGGCCGACGGGCGGGCGCTGGTGCGCGACGGCCGCTACGTCGCCCTCGGCGACTCCTACGTGGTGGGGGAGGGCAACCCGCCGTTCGTCGTCGAGCCCGACCGCTGCGGCTGGTCGGCCGCCGGCTACCCCGAGGTGGCCCGGACCAGCAGCGAGCACGTGCCCGGCACGCTCGACATGGTGGCCTGCAGCGGGGCGACCCTCGCCAGCCTGTACCCCTCCGGTCCGCAGGGCGAGGCCGTCCCGGGCCAGATCGACCGGCTGGCCGAGGGCGACGCGCCCGCCCTGGTGACGCTCACCATCGGCGGCAACGACATCGGGTTCACCCCGATCCTCACCACCTGCCTCCAGGTCCTCGTCGGCAGCAGCCAGCTCAACGGCTCCTACAGCCGGGCGGGGTGCGACGCCTGGCTCGACGGAGCGGTCGCGGCCATCGCCGAGCTGCGCACCGGTCAGACCGACGGGGCCGGCGGCCTCCGCAGCTGCGGCGGCCACGCCTGCACCCTCGCTCTAGCCGTGGCCGACGTCGTGGCCGCCGCCCCCGGGGCCCGGGTGGTGGTCGTCGGCTACCCGCCGCTGGTGCACGCGACCGACGCCGCCTGCTCGGGCCCGGTGCGCTGGGACGACGGCGCACCGTTCGCCGAGGCGCGGTGGCTCTTCGCCGGCAGCGACGTCCGGCGCGGCCGGGCCGTCGTCGCCGCCCTCAACGCCGCCCTGGCCGACGCCGCGGCCGCATCCGGCGCCACCTTCGTCGACCCGGCGACGGCCTTCGCCGGCCACGCCGCCTGCAGCGCCGATCCGTGGGTCCACGGCCTCGTCCTGTCCCGGTCCGGGTCCCCCGCCAGCGCCTCGTTCCACCCCACCCGGCGGGGCGGCGTCGCCCTGGCCGCCGCCCTCACCGCCACCCTGGAGCCCTGA